One Methylophilus sp. TWE2 DNA segment encodes these proteins:
- a CDS encoding sulfurtransferase TusA family protein, with translation MHTNIDIELDLTGLDSPLPMLKTKELLDSLSSGQVVLVKTTAAGSEQNIRNLINNHPVTLLSLHKQDGVFNFLIEKDAAL, from the coding sequence ATGCACACCAACATTGATATAGAGCTTGATTTAACCGGTTTGGACAGTCCCTTGCCGATGTTAAAAACAAAAGAGTTACTGGATAGCCTGTCATCAGGTCAGGTGGTACTTGTGAAAACGACGGCTGCGGGTAGTGAGCAGAACATTCGTAATTTGATCAATAACCATCCCGTCACCTTATTGTCGCTGCACAAGCAAGATGGCGTATTCAACTTTTTAATTGAAAAAGACGCTGCCCTGTAA
- the recA gene encoding recombinase RecA: MDDNKSKALAAALSQIEKQFGKGSIMRMGDADIGEDLQVVSTGSLGLDIALGVGGLPRGRIIEIYGPESSGKTTLTLSAIAEMQKLGGVAAFIDAEHALDPQYAAKLGVNVPELLISQPDTGEQALEIADMLVRSGSVDIVVVDSVAALTPRAEIEGEMGDSHMGLQARLMSQALRKLTGNIKRTNTLVIFINQIRMKIGVMFGNPETTTGGNALKFYSSVRLDIRRTGAIKKGDEVIGSETKVKVIKNKVAPPFKQAEFDIMYGEGISRLGEIIELGTNLKLVEKSGAWYSYNGEKIGQGKENAKEFLRENPAIAAEIEAKIRDNSNVLADSMTAARSEDD, encoded by the coding sequence ATGGATGACAACAAAAGCAAAGCGCTCGCCGCCGCACTTTCCCAAATTGAAAAGCAGTTCGGCAAAGGCTCCATTATGCGCATGGGCGATGCTGATATCGGCGAAGACCTGCAAGTGGTTTCCACCGGCTCACTGGGCCTGGATATCGCACTGGGGGTGGGTGGCTTGCCACGTGGCCGTATTATCGAAATTTATGGCCCTGAATCTTCCGGTAAAACCACATTGACTTTGTCTGCCATTGCCGAAATGCAAAAGCTGGGTGGTGTGGCCGCATTTATCGATGCTGAGCATGCCCTGGATCCACAGTACGCGGCCAAGCTGGGCGTAAATGTGCCTGAATTACTGATTTCACAACCTGACACCGGTGAGCAGGCGCTGGAAATTGCCGATATGCTGGTACGCTCCGGCTCTGTGGATATCGTGGTTGTTGACTCGGTGGCTGCCTTGACCCCACGTGCCGAAATTGAAGGTGAAATGGGTGACAGCCACATGGGCTTGCAGGCACGCCTGATGTCACAGGCATTGCGTAAGCTCACTGGTAACATCAAGCGTACCAATACGCTGGTGATCTTTATTAACCAGATCCGTATGAAGATCGGTGTCATGTTCGGTAATCCTGAAACGACCACCGGGGGTAACGCGCTCAAGTTTTACTCTTCTGTCCGCCTTGATATCCGCCGTACTGGTGCGATTAAAAAAGGCGACGAGGTCATTGGCTCCGAGACCAAGGTGAAGGTGATCAAGAACAAGGTTGCGCCGCCGTTCAAACAGGCTGAATTCGACATCATGTACGGCGAAGGTATTTCCCGTCTGGGCGAAATCATTGAATTGGGTACGAATTTGAAACTGGTTGAGAAATCAGGTGCGTGGTACAGCTACAACGGTGAAAAAATCGGCCAGGGTAAAGAAAACGCTAAAGAGTTCCTGCGCGAAAATCCAGCCATTGCGGCCGAAATTGAAGCCAAGATTCGCGACAACTCCAATGTGCTGGCAGATAGCATGACTGCGGCCAGAAGTGAGGATGATTAA
- the alaS gene encoding alanine--tRNA ligase, giving the protein MTVKYGQKPSSKQIRQAFLDFFASKGHQVVASSSLVPHGDPTLLFTNAGMNQFKDVFLGFDKRAYTRAATAQKCVRAGGKHNDLENVGYTARHHTFFEMLGNFSFGDYFKRDAIKYAWELLTVVYALPKERLMVTVYAEDDEAYDIWNKEVGVPADKIVRIGDNKGARYASDNFWMMGDTGPCGPCTEIFYDHGAHIPGGPPGSPDEDGDRFIEIWNNVFMQFNRDEAGVMHPLPKPSVDTGMGLERISAVLQGVHANYEIDLFQALIKAAARETNTADLESPSLKVLADHIRACSFLIADGVIPGNEGRGYVLRRIIRRAIRHGYKLGCRAAFFHKLVPDLVAEMGEAYPELANNQARVADVLKQEEDRFFETIENGMQILETELATKPAVFNGDLAFKLHDTFGFPLDLTADICRERGVTVDTVGFDAAMARQKEQARAAGKFKMALNLEYEGAATTFHGYDKLEVPAKVLALYKDGSAVQTLNEGDLGVVVLDHTPFYAESGGQIGDSGELKSANGIFAVEDTQKIQAAVFGHHGVLKTGTLSVGDDLTAKVNLQARASTMRNHSATHLMHKALREVLGEHVQQKGSLVDTEKTRFDFVHNAPMTDAQIAQVEALVNAEILANVATQSRLMDIESAQKTGAMMLFGEKYGDEVRVLDIGSSRELCGGTHVSRTGDIGLFKITSESGVAAGVRRVEATTGEGALKLVQAQQTLINQVAGELKAPAHELPAKIAQVMDNVKSLEKELVRLKSKLASSQGDDLATQAQDVNGTKVLAVTLDGADANALRETMDKLKDKLKSAIIVLASVADGKVSLAAGVTTDLTGKVKAGELVNHVAGQVGGKGGGKPDMAMAGGTEPANLPQALASVKAWVETKLN; this is encoded by the coding sequence ATGACAGTTAAGTACGGGCAAAAACCTTCCAGCAAACAAATCCGCCAGGCCTTCCTGGATTTCTTTGCTTCCAAAGGCCACCAGGTGGTGGCCTCCAGTTCGCTGGTGCCGCATGGTGACCCGACCTTGCTGTTTACCAACGCGGGGATGAACCAGTTTAAAGACGTGTTCCTGGGTTTTGACAAACGTGCCTACACGCGTGCAGCCACTGCACAAAAATGCGTACGTGCTGGCGGCAAGCATAACGATCTTGAGAATGTCGGCTACACCGCACGTCACCACACCTTTTTCGAGATGCTGGGTAACTTTAGTTTTGGTGATTATTTCAAGCGTGATGCGATCAAGTATGCCTGGGAGTTGCTGACAGTAGTCTACGCCTTGCCGAAAGAGCGCCTGATGGTGACGGTGTATGCTGAGGACGACGAAGCATACGATATCTGGAACAAAGAAGTCGGCGTGCCAGCAGACAAGATTGTACGGATTGGCGACAACAAAGGTGCGCGTTACGCCTCTGACAACTTTTGGATGATGGGCGATACTGGCCCATGTGGCCCCTGTACCGAGATTTTCTATGACCATGGTGCGCATATTCCAGGTGGCCCTCCAGGTTCCCCAGACGAAGATGGCGACCGCTTTATCGAAATCTGGAATAACGTGTTCATGCAGTTCAACCGCGATGAAGCGGGGGTGATGCATCCTTTGCCTAAGCCATCGGTCGATACCGGCATGGGTTTGGAGCGTATTTCTGCGGTACTGCAAGGCGTGCATGCCAACTACGAAATTGATCTATTCCAGGCGTTGATTAAAGCCGCCGCGCGTGAAACCAATACGGCTGATCTGGAGAGTCCTTCACTCAAAGTGCTGGCCGACCATATCCGCGCCTGTAGCTTCCTGATCGCCGATGGCGTGATTCCCGGCAACGAAGGCCGTGGTTATGTGTTACGACGTATTATCCGCCGCGCCATCCGCCATGGTTACAAACTGGGCTGTCGTGCTGCTTTCTTCCATAAACTGGTGCCAGACCTAGTCGCTGAAATGGGCGAAGCTTATCCTGAGTTGGCCAATAATCAGGCGCGTGTCGCGGACGTGCTCAAGCAGGAAGAAGACCGTTTTTTTGAAACCATCGAAAACGGCATGCAGATTCTGGAAACCGAATTGGCAACCAAGCCAGCGGTGTTTAATGGCGATTTGGCCTTCAAATTACACGATACCTTTGGCTTTCCACTGGACCTGACCGCAGATATTTGCCGTGAACGTGGTGTGACGGTGGATACGGTCGGCTTTGACGCCGCCATGGCGCGCCAGAAAGAGCAGGCGCGTGCTGCAGGTAAATTCAAAATGGCGTTGAATCTCGAGTACGAGGGCGCTGCGACGACCTTCCATGGCTACGATAAGCTGGAAGTCCCAGCCAAAGTGCTTGCCCTGTATAAAGATGGCAGTGCCGTACAAACATTGAATGAAGGTGACCTCGGCGTGGTTGTGCTCGACCATACGCCTTTTTATGCCGAGTCAGGTGGCCAGATTGGCGACAGCGGTGAACTCAAGTCTGCCAACGGTATTTTTGCCGTGGAAGATACGCAAAAAATTCAGGCTGCGGTGTTTGGTCATCATGGTGTACTGAAAACCGGCACCCTGTCAGTGGGTGATGATTTGACAGCCAAAGTCAATCTGCAAGCGCGTGCCAGCACTATGCGTAATCACTCTGCCACGCACCTGATGCACAAAGCCCTGCGCGAAGTGCTGGGTGAACACGTGCAGCAAAAAGGCAGCTTGGTAGATACTGAAAAAACCCGTTTTGACTTTGTGCACAATGCGCCGATGACGGATGCCCAGATTGCCCAGGTAGAGGCATTGGTGAATGCCGAGATTCTTGCCAATGTGGCGACACAGTCTCGGTTGATGGATATTGAGTCTGCACAAAAAACCGGAGCCATGATGCTGTTTGGTGAAAAGTACGGTGACGAAGTGCGCGTGCTTGATATCGGTTCCTCACGCGAGTTGTGTGGAGGTACCCATGTCAGCCGTACCGGCGATATCGGTCTGTTCAAAATCACGTCTGAGAGTGGCGTGGCTGCAGGTGTGCGTCGCGTAGAAGCAACCACAGGCGAGGGTGCCCTCAAGTTGGTACAGGCGCAGCAAACGCTGATTAATCAAGTGGCTGGCGAACTCAAGGCACCCGCACATGAACTGCCTGCCAAAATTGCACAGGTGATGGACAACGTGAAGTCGCTTGAAAAAGAATTGGTACGCCTCAAGTCCAAGCTGGCCTCCTCACAAGGTGATGACCTCGCGACGCAAGCGCAGGATGTCAACGGCACCAAAGTGCTGGCAGTCACCCTCGACGGGGCGGATGCCAATGCTTTGCGCGAAACCATGGATAAACTCAAGGATAAACTCAAGTCTGCCATCATTGTGCTGGCGAGCGTGGCTGACGGTAAAGTCAGCCTGGCGGCAGGCGTCACTACTGACCTGACTGGCAAGGTCAAAGCCGGCGAGTTGGTCAATCATGTGGCTGGTCAGGTCGGCGGCAAAGGTGGTGGCAAGCCTGATATGGCGATGGCAGGCGGTACTGAACCTGCTAATTTGCCGCAGGCGTTGGCAAGTGTGAAGGCTTGGGTAGAAACAAAACTAAATTAA
- the mog gene encoding molybdopterin adenylyltransferase: MYQYINTDPIYKVMQEDITRIGLVSISDRASQGVYEDKGIPALTSWLAQALVSPYTLSSRLIADDQDTISNTLKQLVDDEGCHLVLTTGGTGPALRDVTPEATLAVADREMPGFGEQMRQISLRFVPTAILSRQVAVIRKQCLIINLPGQPKSIQETLEGLKDNHGNTLVPGIFAAVPYCLDLLATPDCAMPYLETNEALVKSFRPKSAIRQSASR; encoded by the coding sequence ATGTACCAGTACATTAACACAGACCCCATCTACAAGGTTATGCAAGAAGACATTACGCGTATCGGATTAGTTTCGATCAGCGACCGAGCTTCACAAGGCGTTTATGAGGACAAGGGAATTCCTGCGCTCACATCGTGGTTGGCTCAGGCCTTGGTTTCTCCATATACGTTGTCCTCCCGACTGATTGCAGACGATCAGGACACTATCTCAAATACGCTCAAGCAATTAGTCGACGACGAAGGCTGTCACTTGGTGTTGACCACGGGAGGGACGGGGCCTGCACTCCGCGATGTCACGCCTGAGGCGACATTGGCGGTGGCTGACCGCGAGATGCCAGGTTTTGGTGAACAAATGCGGCAAATCAGTCTGCGGTTTGTGCCTACCGCTATTTTATCGCGCCAGGTGGCCGTCATCCGCAAGCAGTGCCTGATTATCAACTTGCCTGGCCAACCTAAATCTATCCAGGAAACGCTGGAAGGTCTCAAGGATAACCACGGCAATACACTGGTGCCGGGAATCTTTGCAGCAGTACCATATTGCCTGGATCTGCTCGCCACACCCGATTGCGCCATGCCTTATCTGGAAACGAATGAGGCTCTGGTGAAATCATTTCGGCCCAAGTCTGCCATACGTCAGTCAGCTTCCCGTTAA
- a CDS encoding VanZ family protein encodes MFYKNTYQFIFILCLVILTYLLLMEMAPAKEVSLYKDKLQHIVAFGGVTFWGLLAFRHYSKMIMLGLAILGAVMEVLQGVLTTTRQPSVYDWLADVVGILLAWVMLLVWQRWWNKRRG; translated from the coding sequence ATGTTTTACAAAAATACTTATCAGTTTATTTTTATCCTTTGCCTGGTCATATTGACGTATTTGTTGCTGATGGAAATGGCGCCTGCAAAAGAGGTGTCGCTTTATAAAGATAAACTGCAGCATATCGTCGCATTCGGTGGCGTGACTTTCTGGGGGCTGCTAGCATTTCGGCATTACTCTAAAATGATCATGCTGGGTCTGGCGATTTTGGGGGCAGTCATGGAGGTATTACAAGGGGTATTGACGACTACTAGGCAACCAAGTGTTTATGACTGGTTGGCAGACGTCGTCGGCATTTTGTTAGCCTGGGTGATGTTATTGGTTTGGCAGCGCTGGTGGAACAAGCGACGTGGCTGA
- a CDS encoding site-specific recombinase: protein MFRPIFDHQTAREAAGDINDIEFIRALFDNIRPKESTDIESASNALQALCFLLQQQPQFAILLRNSLLRLLNEKSVISLYSDHGIQSDLGFFTEIYRRLSHKILPDVPDPKYLKDVFGQIFHQNDDADWVTGMPDQIWRDFMLTLDISRGDWQLQQNCIQELKDALQVLSFRLSASGLDPELILQHEDLESNSSPFITQNIEIQKFLALSSIQAEDVQHLYSVLKRCEQLTYEIRKANAKTGTSISLTALMQRILQQIQRMQLVVDILHGLILKHDVSQAITRLLKQLVNAECKKNNLSDYWRQNTELLALRVTENASHTGEHYIAQHRSEYYKLMGSAMGAGVIIAVMAMFKIIIASYHLPPLTEAILFSLNYGLGFVIIHLLHFTVATKQPAMTAATIAASIDDHGHDSKNIHNLVNIVAQTTSSQTIAILGNVVVVIPVAILIDWLIMEATGHHFIGTEKAHALLDSNNPLISLTAWYAAVAGVCLFLSGLIAGYHDNLAAYNRIPERLSHLTWLQKLLGKERLWRITDYIRHNLGALAGNFYFGCLLGFASGLGVMLGLPLDIRHVTFVAAFTGYSLPALDFQVSEYIVGTAILGIALVGTLNLITSFGLAIYVAMKSRKVRYRHWKAFWLELFTALYRHPGRFLLPPKKPVD, encoded by the coding sequence ATGTTTCGCCCCATTTTTGATCACCAGACTGCCCGAGAAGCGGCTGGCGATATCAATGATATTGAATTTATACGCGCCTTATTCGACAACATTCGGCCTAAAGAATCGACCGATATTGAAAGCGCCAGCAATGCTCTGCAAGCATTGTGTTTCTTATTGCAACAGCAACCTCAGTTTGCCATCCTGTTGCGGAACAGTTTGTTACGCCTGCTCAACGAAAAATCGGTGATCTCGCTTTATTCAGATCATGGCATCCAGTCAGACCTGGGCTTTTTTACTGAAATTTATCGCCGACTTTCGCATAAAATCCTGCCGGATGTGCCTGATCCCAAATATCTGAAGGATGTGTTCGGCCAGATTTTTCATCAAAATGACGATGCCGACTGGGTGACCGGCATGCCAGACCAGATTTGGCGAGACTTCATGTTGACGCTGGATATCAGCCGTGGCGACTGGCAACTGCAGCAAAACTGTATTCAGGAGCTGAAAGACGCGCTGCAAGTGCTGTCTTTCCGGCTATCAGCCTCGGGACTGGATCCAGAGTTGATTCTGCAACACGAAGACCTGGAGTCGAATTCCTCACCATTCATTACCCAAAATATTGAGATCCAGAAGTTTCTCGCTTTATCGAGTATCCAGGCTGAAGATGTGCAGCATCTGTACAGCGTGCTTAAGCGCTGCGAACAACTGACCTATGAAATCCGTAAGGCTAATGCAAAAACGGGGACGAGCATCTCCCTGACCGCATTGATGCAACGTATTTTGCAGCAAATCCAGCGTATGCAACTGGTGGTGGATATTCTGCATGGACTCATCCTCAAGCATGATGTCAGCCAGGCGATTACACGCCTGTTGAAACAATTAGTGAATGCAGAGTGCAAGAAAAACAACCTGTCGGATTACTGGCGCCAAAATACCGAACTGCTGGCTTTACGCGTCACTGAGAACGCCAGCCATACCGGCGAGCATTATATTGCGCAACATCGTAGCGAATACTACAAACTCATGGGGTCGGCCATGGGGGCTGGTGTCATCATCGCGGTCATGGCCATGTTTAAAATCATCATCGCCAGCTACCATTTACCGCCACTCACCGAGGCTATTTTATTCAGCCTCAATTATGGCCTGGGCTTTGTCATCATTCATCTGCTGCACTTTACAGTGGCAACCAAGCAGCCCGCCATGACCGCGGCGACCATTGCGGCGAGCATTGATGATCATGGTCACGACAGCAAAAACATACACAACCTGGTCAATATCGTGGCACAAACCACAAGTAGCCAAACCATTGCTATCTTGGGCAATGTGGTCGTGGTGATTCCGGTAGCAATACTGATAGACTGGTTGATCATGGAGGCCACGGGGCATCACTTTATCGGGACAGAAAAAGCGCATGCATTACTGGATAGCAATAATCCGTTAATCAGCTTGACCGCCTGGTACGCTGCGGTGGCTGGAGTGTGTTTATTCCTGTCTGGCCTGATCGCAGGTTATCACGACAACCTGGCAGCGTATAACCGCATCCCCGAGCGGCTAAGCCATTTAACATGGCTACAAAAATTATTGGGTAAAGAACGCTTGTGGCGCATTACTGACTATATCCGCCATAACCTGGGAGCATTGGCCGGAAACTTTTACTTTGGCTGCCTATTGGGCTTTGCCTCAGGTTTAGGCGTGATGCTGGGATTACCGCTAGATATCCGTCATGTGACTTTTGTGGCAGCGTTCACCGGCTATTCTCTCCCTGCGCTAGACTTCCAGGTCAGCGAATATATTGTTGGCACAGCCATTCTCGGCATTGCCTTGGTCGGCACCCTTAACCTGATCACCAGTTTTGGCCTGGCCATTTATGTCGCGATGAAATCAAGAAAAGTACGTTACCGCCACTGGAAAGCGTTTTGGCTGGAATTATTCACTGCACTTTATCGCCACCCAGGCAGATTTTTATTGCCGCCCAAGAAGCCAGTTGATTAA
- the thiL gene encoding thiamine-phosphate kinase, with translation MAEFDIIAKYFTRPAQADLGIGDDAALIRVRDGHQLAVSADVSVAGTHFFADIDAFAIGWKSMAVNVSDMAAMGAEPKWATLSIALPELDESWLQDFSDGLFACAETFGVSLIGGDTTRGPLNIAINIMGEVPCGQALQRSGAQVGDDIWVSGELGRAALWLQNRLGRIVLHGEDVAMLATAMHHPQPRVALGQALRGIATAALDISDGLLADLGHILKASKVGAMLDWRAISPPVLQYSQVSERVMQQAVLTGGDDYELCFTAPATERQSVLALSWQLGLPLNRIGKVQAEPGLQVFDANNPILLSQKGYDHFG, from the coding sequence GTGGCTGAGTTTGATATTATCGCTAAATACTTTACCCGACCTGCCCAAGCGGATCTCGGCATTGGGGATGATGCCGCGCTGATCCGTGTCCGTGACGGCCACCAACTTGCCGTGTCTGCAGATGTGTCAGTCGCTGGCACGCATTTCTTTGCTGACATAGACGCGTTTGCGATTGGCTGGAAGTCCATGGCCGTCAATGTCAGCGATATGGCAGCCATGGGCGCGGAACCAAAATGGGCGACTTTGTCGATAGCTTTGCCTGAGCTGGATGAATCATGGTTGCAGGACTTTAGCGATGGGCTATTTGCGTGTGCAGAGACATTTGGTGTGTCGCTGATTGGCGGAGATACCACGCGGGGGCCGTTGAATATCGCCATCAATATCATGGGTGAAGTACCATGCGGGCAGGCGCTGCAACGTAGTGGTGCGCAAGTTGGGGATGATATCTGGGTCAGTGGCGAGTTGGGGCGTGCCGCCTTGTGGCTTCAGAATCGCTTGGGCCGGATTGTGCTGCATGGAGAAGACGTTGCCATGCTGGCCACGGCCATGCATCATCCTCAACCGCGTGTCGCCCTGGGGCAGGCATTGCGTGGTATTGCAACAGCAGCACTGGATATTTCGGATGGCTTGCTGGCGGATTTAGGACATATTTTGAAGGCCTCCAAGGTCGGGGCGATGCTGGATTGGCGAGCGATTTCACCGCCTGTCTTGCAGTACTCGCAAGTCAGTGAACGGGTCATGCAGCAGGCTGTATTAACGGGAGGTGATGATTATGAACTGTGTTTTACCGCGCCAGCGACGGAGCGGCAGAGTGTACTCGCCCTCTCGTGGCAGTTGGGTTTGCCCTTGAATCGCATCGGGAAAGTTCAGGCTGAGCCAGGGCTGCAAGTCTTTGATGCGAATAACCCCATCCTGCTGTCGCAGAAAGGATACGACCATTTTGGCTAG
- a CDS encoding CinA family protein, with protein sequence MPSLLELSADLGQALQAQGWQLALAESCTGGMIAESVTAIAGSSAWFDRGFVTYSNAAKIDMLTVPERLIAEHGAVSEPVARAMAMGALQRSQANISGAVTGIAGPSGGSALKPVGTVCFAWAMRDGENQDNQIVIETRHFEGDRTQVRQQAASHLLTGLLRLINRSD encoded by the coding sequence ATGCCATCTTTGCTGGAGTTAAGTGCTGATTTGGGACAGGCGTTGCAGGCGCAAGGTTGGCAATTAGCGCTCGCGGAGTCTTGTACGGGAGGCATGATTGCAGAATCAGTGACTGCCATTGCGGGCAGCTCTGCCTGGTTTGATCGCGGCTTTGTGACGTACAGTAATGCCGCAAAAATTGATATGCTGACTGTGCCTGAGAGGCTGATTGCGGAGCATGGAGCTGTGAGTGAACCCGTAGCAAGAGCAATGGCGATGGGCGCCTTGCAACGTAGTCAGGCAAATATCAGTGGTGCCGTTACCGGGATTGCTGGGCCAAGTGGCGGCTCAGCATTAAAACCGGTAGGAACAGTATGCTTTGCCTGGGCGATGCGCGACGGTGAAAATCAGGACAATCAAATTGTGATCGAAACCCGTCATTTCGAAGGCGACCGCACACAGGTACGGCAACAAGCCGCCAGTCATCTTCTGACGGGCTTGCTGCGGCTGATCAATCGCTCAGACTAA
- the recX gene encoding recombination regulator RecX yields MRQPIEKSLRQRALEYLSKREYSAAELAQKLKGYADDADDIPALIADFRARGWLSDARYAEQMVHARQAKFGTARVAHELREKGVDDTLIAEAVAGLQDNEVERASEVWRKKFKAAPITREEWAKQARFLQSRGFTFEIIKQILNRHSEDDS; encoded by the coding sequence TTGCGCCAGCCGATTGAAAAGTCTCTGCGCCAGCGAGCGCTGGAATATCTAAGCAAGCGCGAATATTCTGCAGCTGAACTGGCGCAAAAGCTCAAGGGTTATGCGGACGACGCGGATGATATCCCGGCCTTGATTGCTGATTTCAGGGCACGTGGCTGGTTAAGTGATGCGCGGTATGCCGAACAAATGGTACATGCGCGCCAGGCCAAGTTCGGTACGGCGCGGGTGGCGCATGAGTTACGCGAAAAAGGGGTGGACGACACCCTGATCGCCGAAGCAGTTGCTGGTTTGCAGGACAATGAAGTGGAACGCGCCAGCGAAGTCTGGCGCAAAAAGTTTAAAGCAGCCCCGATAACACGCGAGGAATGGGCAAAACAGGCCCGTTTTTTACAGAGTCGGGGTTTTACGTTTGAAATCATTAAACAAATTTTGAATAGACACTCAGAAGATGACAGTTAA
- the yjgA gene encoding ribosome biogenesis factor YjgA translates to MTSETFDDSQPSKTRLKAEADAAQDIGRKLVELPKDKLKKLQLEESLMDAITEAKRITSNGAIRRQMQYIGRLMRETDLAPIVEQLEKWEGKHQEENARFHHMERWRIRLLEEAKAIELFLAEFPQTNVQQMRTLIRNAQKEHAAGKPPKSSRELFKMIREIMEGKSVVADEGFDDGGFEDGMSE, encoded by the coding sequence ATGACATCTGAAACCTTTGATGATTCCCAACCCAGTAAAACACGCCTTAAGGCGGAGGCAGACGCCGCGCAAGACATTGGCCGTAAACTCGTTGAACTACCAAAGGACAAGTTAAAAAAGTTGCAGCTTGAGGAAAGTCTTATGGATGCGATCACAGAAGCTAAGCGCATTACCTCCAATGGGGCGATTCGTCGTCAAATGCAGTATATTGGGCGACTGATGCGGGAGACTGATTTGGCGCCTATTGTTGAACAGCTGGAAAAGTGGGAAGGCAAGCATCAAGAGGAAAATGCCCGTTTCCATCATATGGAGCGGTGGCGTATCCGGTTATTGGAAGAAGCAAAAGCAATTGAGTTGTTCCTTGCCGAGTTTCCTCAAACCAATGTGCAGCAAATGCGGACCTTAATCCGGAATGCGCAGAAAGAACATGCTGCTGGAAAGCCGCCTAAAAGTAGCCGTGAGCTATTCAAGATGATAAGGGAAATCATGGAAGGTAAGAGCGTCGTCGCAGACGAGGGGTTTGACGATGGTGGATTCGAAGACGGAATGTCTGAGTAA
- a CDS encoding PDZ domain-containing protein, whose protein sequence is MNTLCNHEQLARSASLRRNQPPAKSFLWLTLLLIAATLLTSRATRAEDNPYASNYQAQNQGNLHSMQANPEPKIFSGTRRDEDNINMLENGYDLMGVSSFEAEVVPAEQAISHGRTIQADSILVYVKKAGNTTPASKMEMIKEASRKGKALTEKDMAVDPTKYRYYATYWAKLPSPVLGVHVIKLVPRSTTTENNDKQVRPASSDGVRVIAVIHGSAAEKAGLLRGDQLLSINQEKVQDAAELSNLVRKYRGKLVQLQLERQNEPVQLEAQL, encoded by the coding sequence ATGAATACACTGTGCAACCATGAGCAGCTGGCTAGATCAGCAAGCTTGAGGAGAAATCAGCCACCGGCAAAATCATTTTTATGGCTAACGCTTTTACTCATTGCCGCGACACTGCTAACCAGCCGTGCAACACGCGCAGAAGACAATCCTTACGCCAGTAATTACCAGGCACAGAACCAGGGCAATTTGCACTCCATGCAGGCAAATCCAGAACCTAAAATATTCAGCGGCACCCGTAGAGACGAGGATAATATCAACATGCTTGAAAACGGCTATGACCTGATGGGAGTGAGCAGCTTTGAAGCTGAGGTTGTCCCGGCCGAGCAAGCAATCAGCCATGGGCGCACCATCCAGGCCGATAGTATCCTTGTCTATGTCAAAAAAGCCGGGAATACGACGCCCGCTTCTAAAATGGAAATGATTAAGGAGGCGAGCAGGAAAGGAAAGGCTCTGACAGAAAAAGACATGGCGGTCGATCCGACAAAATATCGCTATTACGCCACTTACTGGGCAAAGTTACCGTCGCCTGTATTAGGTGTGCACGTGATCAAACTGGTGCCCCGCTCCACCACCACAGAAAACAATGACAAACAAGTACGCCCCGCAAGTAGCGATGGCGTACGAGTGATTGCCGTCATTCACGGCTCTGCAGCCGAAAAAGCAGGCCTGCTACGTGGTGACCAGCTACTAAGCATTAACCAGGAAAAAGTGCAGGATGCCGCCGAACTCTCTAACCTGGTACGCAAATACCGCGGGAAATTGGTTCAATTACAATTGGAACGACAAAATGAGCCTGTACAACTGGAGGCGCAGCTTTAA
- a CDS encoding phosphatidylglycerophosphatase A, producing the protein MSFGFGTGLSPKAPGTVGTLLGFPLYWLLMDLPVSQQWLVLVGLFLFGIWCCEFTGRALGVSDHGAIVWDEVVAMAVVLIAVPLSIVWGLAAFACFRLFDIWKPFPISWADRHVKGGLGVMLDDALAAVMAILVLQVVQRIV; encoded by the coding sequence CTGAGTTTTGGTTTCGGCACTGGGTTGTCACCAAAAGCGCCAGGGACAGTCGGCACCCTATTAGGCTTTCCACTTTATTGGTTGTTGATGGACTTGCCGGTGAGTCAACAGTGGCTAGTTCTGGTTGGGTTGTTCTTATTTGGTATTTGGTGTTGCGAGTTTACAGGTCGCGCGCTAGGTGTCAGTGACCACGGTGCTATCGTTTGGGATGAAGTGGTCGCCATGGCCGTCGTATTAATCGCCGTGCCACTGTCTATTGTTTGGGGGTTGGCCGCATTTGCCTGTTTCCGTTTGTTTGATATCTGGAAACCTTTCCCGATTAGCTGGGCTGACCGTCATGTCAAAGGTGGATTGGGTGTGATGTTGGATGATGCACTGGCCGCCGTCATGGCGATACTTGTTTTGCAAGTTGTGCAAAGGATAGTGTGA